From Aquisalimonas asiatica, the proteins below share one genomic window:
- the dapD gene encoding 2,3,4,5-tetrahydropyridine-2,6-dicarboxylate N-succinyltransferase — MDTIRSVIEEAFEKRGEISPRTASPEVVDAVEQAIMMLDRGEARVAEKRDGDWIVNEWLKKAVLLSFRLHDNEVMRTGAVNYFDKVPLKFTDYNSQDFHSGGVRVVPPAVARRGSFIAPGAVLMPSYVNIGAYVDEGTMVDTWATVGSCAQIGKGVHLSGGAGIGGVLEPLQANPVIIEDNAFIGARSEIVEGVIVEEGAVISMGVFIGQSTKIYNRETGEVLYGRVPKGAVVVPGNLPSADGTHSLYCAVIIKQVDAKTRAKVGINELLRP, encoded by the coding sequence ATGGACACCATCCGCTCCGTCATTGAAGAGGCATTCGAGAAACGCGGCGAGATCAGCCCGCGCACGGCATCCCCCGAGGTGGTGGACGCCGTGGAGCAGGCCATCATGATGCTTGACCGCGGCGAAGCGCGGGTCGCCGAGAAGCGCGACGGTGACTGGATCGTGAACGAATGGCTGAAGAAGGCCGTGCTGCTGTCGTTCCGGCTGCACGACAACGAAGTCATGCGCACCGGCGCGGTGAACTACTTCGACAAGGTGCCGCTGAAGTTCACCGACTACAACAGCCAGGATTTCCACAGCGGCGGCGTGCGCGTGGTGCCGCCGGCGGTGGCCCGGCGCGGCTCGTTCATCGCCCCCGGCGCGGTGCTCATGCCCTCCTACGTGAACATCGGTGCCTACGTGGACGAGGGCACCATGGTGGACACCTGGGCGACCGTGGGCTCCTGCGCCCAGATCGGCAAGGGCGTGCATCTCTCCGGCGGTGCCGGTATCGGCGGTGTCCTGGAGCCGTTGCAGGCCAATCCGGTGATCATCGAGGATAACGCCTTCATCGGTGCCCGCTCCGAGATCGTTGAAGGGGTCATCGTCGAGGAAGGGGCCGTGATCTCCATGGGCGTCTTCATCGGTCAGAGCACCAAGATCTACAACCGCGAGACCGGTGAAGTGCTCTACGGCCGCGTGCCCAAGGGCGCCGTGGTGGTGCCGGGCAACCTGCCCTCCGCCGATGGCACCCACTCCCTTTACTGCGCCGTCATCATCAAGCAGGTGGACGCCAAGACCCGCGCCAAGGTCGGCATCAACGAACTGCTGCGCCCCTGA
- the map gene encoding type I methionyl aminopeptidase gives MSVTIKSSEEIEKMRAAGALAAQVLTLLEEHIAPGVTTETLDDVAHDFIVNKNNAVPAPLNYRGFPKSICTSVNHVVCHGIPGPKKLKKGDILNIDITVIKDGYHGDTSRMFYVGEPTIQGRRLSEVAHAAMWKGIRAVRPGARLGDIGHAIQQFAESHNYSVVREYCGHGIGVDFHEEPQVLHYGTPGTGMVLEEGMTFTIEPMINAGRKETRLLKDDWTVVTKDHSLSAQWEHTLAVTRDGYDILTLRDGEVVPD, from the coding sequence ATGTCGGTCACCATCAAATCCAGCGAGGAAATCGAGAAGATGCGCGCCGCCGGCGCCCTTGCCGCCCAGGTCCTGACCCTTCTGGAGGAGCACATCGCACCAGGGGTTACCACCGAGACGCTCGACGACGTCGCCCATGATTTCATCGTCAACAAGAACAACGCCGTGCCGGCACCGCTGAACTACCGCGGCTTTCCGAAGTCGATCTGCACCTCGGTGAACCATGTGGTCTGCCACGGCATTCCCGGCCCGAAGAAGCTGAAAAAGGGCGACATCCTCAACATCGACATCACCGTAATCAAGGACGGCTACCACGGTGACACCAGCCGCATGTTCTATGTGGGTGAACCGACCATTCAGGGGCGCCGCCTGAGCGAGGTGGCCCACGCAGCCATGTGGAAGGGGATCCGCGCCGTTCGTCCGGGCGCGCGGCTGGGCGACATCGGCCACGCCATTCAGCAGTTCGCCGAGAGCCACAACTATTCGGTCGTTCGCGAGTACTGTGGACACGGCATCGGCGTCGACTTCCACGAAGAGCCGCAGGTGCTGCACTACGGGACGCCCGGCACCGGCATGGTGCTGGAGGAAGGCATGACCTTCACCATCGAGCCCATGATCAATGCCGGGCGCAAGGAAACCCGCCTGCTCAAGGACGACTGGACCGTCGTGACCAAGGACCACAGCCTGTCGGCGCAGTGGGAGCACACACTGGCGGTCACCCGTGACGGCTACGACATCCTGACGCTTCGCGACGGCGAAGTGGTCCCGGACTGA
- a CDS encoding phosphatidate cytidylyltransferase, whose protein sequence is MLKWRVITALILLPLVLGVVFFLPTAGFALAMAVVVALGAWEWTHLIGIQAQRERLAHVGALLVLVAGSAAALGSATAASVVLAIGVVGWLGLIGWLVAYQRGRAADTPVTGRPGTVLGLLLFVPAWFGLVFVHGQPGGAWLVFSLLVLTWAADVGAYFAGRALGRRRLAPRISPGKTMEGAAGGLALTLVAAWLLASVLPAPLPGGLSLVFLAVAMFVASVAGDLFESMIKRRCGVKDSGTLLPGHGGVLDRIDSLTATAPVFAAGLSWL, encoded by the coding sequence GTGCTTAAGTGGCGGGTCATTACCGCCCTGATCCTCCTGCCCCTTGTTCTCGGGGTGGTGTTTTTCCTTCCGACCGCGGGCTTCGCCCTTGCCATGGCAGTGGTCGTCGCACTGGGTGCGTGGGAATGGACCCATCTCATCGGTATTCAGGCGCAGCGTGAGCGGCTCGCTCACGTGGGGGCCCTTCTGGTTCTGGTGGCCGGGAGTGCTGCCGCGCTGGGCAGCGCCACGGCAGCCTCCGTTGTGCTGGCCATCGGCGTGGTCGGCTGGCTCGGGCTGATCGGCTGGCTGGTTGCCTACCAGCGGGGGCGGGCCGCGGATACCCCGGTGACCGGGCGCCCTGGAACCGTGCTCGGTCTTCTGTTGTTCGTTCCCGCCTGGTTCGGGCTGGTGTTCGTGCACGGCCAGCCCGGCGGGGCATGGCTGGTTTTCAGTCTGCTGGTCCTGACCTGGGCGGCCGACGTGGGCGCCTATTTCGCCGGTCGTGCCCTTGGCCGGCGGCGGCTCGCGCCCCGAATCAGCCCGGGCAAGACCATGGAAGGCGCCGCCGGCGGGCTTGCCCTGACGCTGGTGGCCGCCTGGTTGCTGGCGTCCGTGTTGCCGGCGCCGCTGCCGGGTGGCCTGTCGCTGGTGTTCCTGGCCGTGGCGATGTTTGTTGCCTCGGTTGCCGGTGACCTGTTCGAGAGCATGATCAAGCGCCGCTGTGGCGTGAAGGATAGCGGGACGCTGCTGCCGGGCCACGGCGGCGTGCTGGACCGCATCGACAGTCTGACCGCGACGGCGCCGGTGTTTGCCGCGGGGCTGTCATGGCTGTAG
- the glnD gene encoding [protein-PII] uridylyltransferase: MSTASAYPSEADAVLFDGDELDRRLAAGEPAIRVFRDAREHGDAILMGRFREGAPARILVPLRTWLIDELLQRAWDRIMDARCAGIALVAVGGYGRGELHPGSDIDLMLLLDDTGLDGRDGCIEAFLTFLWDIGLEVGHSVRTLDDCVTESERDITVATNLMESRLLKGPEPLYQAMREATGPERVWPSRAFFEAKWREQLDRHAKYHDTAYNLEPNIKESPGGLRDIQMVGWVAKRHFGAETLHDLVDQGFLTEEEYQDLDAGQNLLWDIRFALHTLAGRREDRLIFDHQTALAKQFGYTDQDHTLGVEQFMQRYFRTVMELSRLNEMLLQLYQEVILYADDREPPQLINKRFQSRKGFIEVTHPNVFQRYPFALLEVFLLMQQYQELKGVRASTIRLIRANRHLIDDRFRDDLRCRSLFMEIMRQPRGITHEIRRMHRYGLLGRYIPAFGAITGRMQYDLFHVYTVDSHTLFVVRNLRRFALPEHASELPFCHTIMQRLPKPNLLYLAALFHDIAKGRGGDHSELGAEDAYAFCAAHGLSEYDSRLVAWLVRNHLLMSMTAQRKDISDPEVINAFSDQIGDRTRLDYLYLLTVADIRATNPEMWNSWKDALLLELYTLAKRALRRGLEHPIDTEELVRETQAQARRRLKVKGLHHMTVKSVWRHFTDDYFLRYSAEEIAWHTEAIARCQSQDLPLVLLDGHGARGGTEAFVYTSDKDHVFALTVYAMDQLNLNIQDARIITTRNGYTLDSYLVLDDDGNPVQDPGRKDEISTRLRHVLSQDELRPPSCRSVPRQLQHFNVGTQISFMDDPNNGRTVLELITADRPGLLARVGYTFARCGVRLQSAKIATIGARAEDVFFITDHNNAPLTDEKQLGAIRKMLIELLGETSDLVEQATGL; encoded by the coding sequence ATGTCCACAGCCAGCGCCTACCCCAGTGAAGCGGACGCAGTCCTGTTCGATGGCGACGAGCTGGATCGCCGGCTGGCCGCCGGGGAGCCGGCGATCCGTGTCTTCCGCGACGCACGCGAGCACGGCGATGCCATTCTCATGGGCCGCTTCCGTGAGGGTGCCCCCGCGCGCATTCTGGTGCCACTGCGCACCTGGCTGATCGACGAGCTCCTGCAGCGCGCCTGGGACCGGATCATGGACGCCCGGTGCGCCGGCATCGCCCTGGTCGCCGTGGGCGGGTACGGCCGCGGCGAACTGCACCCGGGGTCCGATATCGACCTCATGCTGCTGCTGGACGACACCGGCCTCGACGGTCGTGATGGCTGCATCGAGGCATTTCTGACCTTCCTCTGGGACATCGGCCTGGAGGTCGGCCACAGCGTCCGCACCCTGGACGATTGCGTCACCGAATCGGAGCGTGACATCACGGTGGCCACCAACCTCATGGAGTCGCGGCTGCTGAAGGGCCCCGAGCCGCTCTACCAGGCCATGCGCGAGGCCACCGGTCCGGAACGGGTCTGGCCCAGCCGCGCCTTCTTCGAGGCCAAGTGGCGCGAACAGCTGGATCGCCACGCCAAGTACCACGACACTGCCTACAACCTGGAGCCCAACATCAAGGAGAGCCCCGGCGGGCTGCGGGACATCCAGATGGTGGGCTGGGTGGCGAAGCGCCATTTCGGCGCGGAGACGCTGCACGACCTGGTGGACCAGGGCTTTCTCACCGAAGAGGAGTACCAGGACCTGGACGCCGGGCAGAACCTGCTCTGGGACATCCGCTTCGCCCTGCACACGCTGGCGGGACGGCGCGAGGACCGGCTCATCTTCGATCACCAGACGGCACTGGCAAAGCAGTTCGGCTACACGGACCAGGATCACACCCTGGGTGTGGAGCAGTTCATGCAGCGCTACTTCCGCACGGTCATGGAACTGAGCCGCCTCAACGAGATGCTGCTGCAGCTCTACCAGGAAGTCATTCTCTACGCCGATGACCGGGAGCCGCCGCAGCTCATCAACAAGCGCTTCCAGTCGCGCAAGGGGTTCATCGAGGTCACTCACCCGAACGTCTTCCAGCGCTACCCGTTTGCGCTGCTGGAGGTCTTTCTGCTGATGCAGCAGTACCAGGAGCTCAAGGGCGTGCGGGCGTCGACCATTCGCCTCATCCGTGCCAACCGGCACCTGATCGACGACCGCTTCCGGGACGACCTCCGCTGTCGCAGCCTGTTCATGGAGATCATGCGCCAGCCCCGGGGCATCACCCACGAGATCCGGCGCATGCACCGTTACGGGCTCCTGGGGCGTTACATTCCGGCCTTCGGCGCCATTACCGGGCGCATGCAGTACGACCTGTTCCACGTCTACACGGTGGACTCACACACCCTGTTCGTGGTGCGCAACCTGCGCCGGTTCGCTCTCCCCGAGCACGCCTCGGAGCTGCCTTTCTGCCACACCATCATGCAGCGGCTGCCGAAGCCGAACCTTCTCTACCTGGCCGCGCTGTTCCACGACATCGCCAAGGGGCGCGGCGGCGACCACTCCGAGCTCGGCGCGGAGGACGCCTACGCCTTCTGCGCCGCCCACGGCCTGAGCGAGTACGACTCGCGGCTGGTGGCGTGGCTGGTGCGCAACCACCTGCTCATGTCCATGACGGCGCAGCGCAAGGACATCTCCGACCCGGAGGTCATCAACGCGTTCTCCGACCAGATCGGTGACCGCACACGGCTGGATTACCTCTACCTGCTCACGGTCGCCGACATCCGGGCCACCAACCCCGAGATGTGGAACTCCTGGAAGGACGCCCTGCTACTGGAGCTCTACACGCTGGCGAAACGCGCCCTGCGCCGCGGCCTGGAACACCCCATCGACACCGAGGAGCTGGTCCGGGAGACCCAGGCGCAGGCGCGCCGCCGGCTCAAGGTGAAGGGGCTGCACCACATGACGGTGAAGTCTGTCTGGCGCCATTTCACGGACGATTACTTCCTGCGCTACTCCGCCGAGGAAATCGCCTGGCACACGGAGGCCATTGCCCGCTGCCAGTCGCAGGACCTGCCCCTGGTGCTGCTCGACGGGCACGGGGCCCGGGGAGGCACCGAGGCCTTCGTCTACACCTCCGACAAGGACCACGTGTTCGCGCTCACCGTGTACGCCATGGACCAGCTCAACCTGAACATCCAGGACGCGCGCATCATTACCACGCGCAACGGCTACACCCTGGACAGCTATCTGGTCCTCGACGACGACGGCAACCCCGTCCAGGACCCGGGCCGCAAGGACGAGATCAGCACCCGTCTGCGCCACGTGCTGAGCCAGGACGAACTCCGCCCGCCGAGCTGCCGATCGGTGCCCCGGCAACTGCAGCATTTCAATGTCGGCACGCAGATCAGCTTCATGGATGACCCCAACAACGGGCGCACGGTACTGGAGCTGATCACCGCCGACCGGCCCGGCCTGCTGGCACGGGTGGGGTACACCTTCGCCCGTTGCGGCGTTCGCCTGCAGAGCGCCAAGATCGCCACCATCGGCGCCCGCGCCGAGGACGTCTTCTTCATTACCGACCACAACAATGCGCCGCTCACGGACGAGAAGCAGCTCGGGGCCATCCGCAAGATGCTCATCGAACTCCTGGGTGAAACCAGCGACCTCGTGGAACAGGCGACCGGACTGTAA
- a CDS encoding arsenate reductase, with protein sequence MATVYGIKSCDTCRKALKWLEHAGVEATFHDFRRDGVPAALDNWLTQLGAAELVNRRSTTWRQLDEQQRQRADTDAAALLREQPTLIRRPVLETGDRVVVGFREADYRAALGVDQP encoded by the coding sequence ATGGCCACGGTCTACGGCATCAAGAGCTGTGACACCTGTCGCAAGGCACTGAAATGGCTGGAGCATGCCGGCGTGGAGGCCACGTTCCACGATTTCCGGCGCGACGGCGTGCCGGCGGCGCTGGACAACTGGCTCACCCAGCTCGGCGCAGCCGAGCTGGTCAACCGGCGCAGCACCACCTGGCGTCAGCTGGACGAGCAGCAGCGCCAGCGGGCGGACACCGACGCCGCCGCCCTGCTGCGGGAGCAGCCAACACTGATCCGCCGGCCCGTTCTGGAGACGGGCGACCGGGTGGTGGTGGGGTTCCGCGAGGCCGATTACCGGGCGGCACTGGGAGTGGACCAGCCATGA
- the frr gene encoding ribosome recycling factor yields MIEDIQKDAKQRMQKSVEALKSELVKIRTGRAHSSLLDHVTVEYYGAEVPVNQVANVSASDARTLLVTPFEKGMAPKIEKAIIQSDLGLNPASQGEVLRVPMPALNEERRKELVKVVRNEAEQARVAIRNVRRDANSDMKTLVKEKEITEDDQRRGEEQIQKLTDQFVAQVDEVLEQKEQELMAI; encoded by the coding sequence GTGATCGAGGATATCCAGAAAGATGCCAAGCAGCGGATGCAGAAGTCCGTTGAAGCGCTGAAGTCGGAGCTGGTCAAGATCCGTACCGGCCGCGCCCACTCCAGCCTGCTGGACCATGTCACCGTCGAGTATTACGGCGCCGAGGTGCCGGTCAACCAGGTGGCCAACGTCTCCGCATCGGACGCCCGCACGCTGCTCGTCACTCCCTTCGAGAAGGGTATGGCGCCCAAGATCGAGAAGGCCATCATCCAGTCGGATCTTGGCCTCAACCCGGCGTCGCAGGGCGAAGTGCTGCGCGTGCCCATGCCGGCCCTCAACGAGGAGCGGCGCAAGGAACTGGTCAAGGTCGTCCGCAACGAAGCCGAACAGGCGCGTGTCGCGATTCGCAACGTCCGCCGGGACGCCAACTCCGACATGAAGACGCTGGTCAAGGAGAAAGAGATCACCGAGGACGATCAGCGCCGCGGTGAAGAACAGATCCAGAAGCTGACGGACCAGTTCGTTGCTCAGGTGGATGAAGTGCTTGAGCAGAAAGAACAGGAGCTCATGGCCATCTGA
- the pyrH gene encoding UMP kinase has translation MSKPVYRRILLKVSGEGLMGDADYGIDPAVSRRLAREIGEVRELGVEVALVVGGGNIFRGAGLAAAGMDRVTADHMGMLATVMNALALQDALEHAGVFTRVMSAIKINQVCEDYIRRRAVRHLEKKRVVIFAAGTGNPFFTTDSAASLRAVEVDADIMIKATKVDGVYSADPAHDAGASRYRRLTYDQVLDQRLSVMDATAIVLCRDQGLPIQVFDMTRPGALMDLVLGADVGTIVERG, from the coding sequence ATGAGCAAGCCTGTGTATCGTCGTATACTCCTGAAGGTCAGCGGTGAAGGGCTGATGGGCGATGCCGATTACGGCATCGACCCGGCCGTCAGCCGCCGGTTGGCCCGGGAGATTGGCGAAGTCCGCGAACTGGGTGTCGAGGTCGCACTCGTGGTCGGCGGCGGCAATATTTTCCGGGGTGCGGGCCTTGCCGCCGCCGGCATGGATCGCGTTACGGCGGATCACATGGGCATGCTGGCCACCGTGATGAACGCCCTGGCGCTCCAGGATGCCCTGGAGCACGCGGGCGTGTTCACCCGGGTGATGTCCGCGATCAAGATCAATCAGGTCTGTGAGGACTACATACGCCGCCGGGCCGTGCGCCACCTGGAGAAGAAGCGGGTGGTCATCTTCGCTGCCGGCACCGGCAATCCGTTCTTCACCACGGATTCGGCAGCGAGCCTGCGCGCCGTGGAGGTGGATGCGGACATCATGATCAAGGCCACCAAGGTGGACGGCGTATACTCCGCCGACCCGGCCCACGATGCCGGTGCGTCACGCTATCGCCGTCTGACCTACGACCAGGTTCTGGATCAGAGGTTGTCGGTGATGGATGCGACTGCCATCGTACTGTGCCGGGATCAGGGCCTGCCCATTCAGGTATTCGACATGACCCGCCCGGGAGCGCTCATGGATCTGGTCCTGGGTGCGGATGTGGGCACCATCGTCGAGAGAGGATGA
- the tsf gene encoding translation elongation factor Ts, producing MAITAAQVKELRERTGSGMMECKKALVEADGDIDQAIETMRKKGMAKAEKKAGRVAAEGKVITRTSDDGRLGVILEMNSETDFVSAGDDFNDFADAIARIILEKQPADADALIQLPFDDSRDVHTARQELVAKIGENIQLRRFQLYKSDAGQVHHYLHGSRIGVMVEIEGGDEQLGRDIAMHIAASNPAAVDENDMPAELLDKERAILKAQAEESGKPPEIVEKMLEGRVQKFLKETTLVGQPFVKDPDQSVAELLKGAGATVKGFTRYEVGEGIEKEEGNFAEEVMAQVRGS from the coding sequence ATGGCGATTACAGCTGCCCAGGTGAAGGAACTCCGCGAGCGGACCGGCTCCGGAATGATGGAATGCAAGAAGGCGCTGGTGGAGGCCGATGGCGACATCGATCAGGCCATCGAGACCATGCGCAAGAAGGGCATGGCCAAGGCCGAGAAGAAGGCGGGCCGTGTTGCCGCCGAAGGCAAGGTCATCACCCGTACCAGCGACGACGGCCGTCTCGGGGTCATTCTCGAGATGAACAGCGAAACCGATTTCGTCTCCGCCGGTGACGATTTCAACGACTTCGCCGATGCCATCGCCCGCATCATTCTGGAAAAGCAGCCGGCGGACGCCGACGCGCTGATCCAGCTGCCGTTCGATGACAGCCGCGACGTTCACACCGCGCGCCAGGAACTGGTTGCCAAGATCGGCGAGAACATCCAGCTGCGTCGGTTCCAGCTTTACAAGAGCGACGCCGGACAGGTGCACCACTACCTGCACGGCAGCCGCATCGGTGTCATGGTCGAGATCGAGGGCGGAGACGAGCAGCTCGGTCGCGACATCGCCATGCATATTGCCGCGAGCAACCCGGCTGCGGTGGACGAGAACGACATGCCGGCGGAGCTTCTGGACAAGGAGCGCGCGATCCTCAAGGCCCAGGCCGAAGAGAGCGGCAAGCCGCCGGAGATCGTCGAGAAAATGCTCGAAGGCCGTGTGCAGAAGTTCCTCAAGGAAACCACCCTGGTCGGTCAGCCGTTCGTGAAGGATCCCGATCAGAGTGTCGCCGAGCTTCTCAAGGGCGCCGGTGCGACCGTCAAGGGGTTCACGCGCTACGAGGTCGGCGAGGGCATCGAGAAGGAAGAAGGCAATTTCGCCGAAGAGGTGATGGCCCAGGTTCGCGGTTCCTGA
- a CDS encoding isoprenyl transferase: MSDDTAQRNRPDAAVPRHIAIVMDGNGRWARSRFMPRQAGHRAGVDSVRQVVETAGHLGVEALTLFAFSSENWSRPNDEVSVLMDLMLRTLQKESARLHQNNVRIRLIGERSHLSERLRLEIAEAERLTEHNTGLTLVVAVSFGGRWDMLQAARRFAQDVREGVRDPDDLDEALFSGYLSLDGLPDPDLLIRTGGEQRISNFLLWHLAYAELHFVDTLWPDFGAEELKAAVASFAGRERRFGLTSEQVERLSRA; the protein is encoded by the coding sequence ATGAGCGACGATACTGCGCAAAGGAACCGCCCTGATGCGGCTGTGCCCCGGCATATTGCCATCGTCATGGATGGCAACGGCCGCTGGGCACGTTCGCGTTTCATGCCGCGCCAGGCCGGGCATCGCGCCGGCGTGGACTCGGTGCGACAGGTGGTCGAGACAGCCGGGCACCTCGGTGTTGAAGCGCTGACGCTGTTCGCGTTCAGCAGCGAGAACTGGTCCCGCCCGAACGACGAAGTCTCCGTCCTCATGGACCTCATGCTGAGGACGTTGCAGAAGGAGTCCGCCCGGCTCCACCAGAACAATGTGCGTATCCGGCTGATCGGGGAACGCAGCCATCTGTCGGAGCGGTTGCGCCTGGAGATTGCCGAGGCGGAGCGCCTGACCGAACACAACACCGGGCTGACGCTCGTGGTTGCCGTGAGTTTCGGTGGCCGCTGGGACATGCTCCAGGCCGCCAGGCGGTTTGCACAGGACGTGCGGGAGGGCGTGCGCGACCCGGACGATCTCGACGAAGCGCTCTTCTCCGGTTACCTCAGCCTTGACGGGCTTCCCGATCCCGATTTGCTCATCCGCACCGGCGGCGAGCAGCGGATCAGCAACTTTCTGCTCTGGCACCTGGCCTATGCGGAGCTCCACTTTGTCGACACCCTCTGGCCCGATTTCGGTGCCGAGGAGCTGAAGGCGGCGGTCGCCAGTTTCGCGGGGCGTGAACGCCGCTTTGGTCTGACCAGCGAACAGGTGGAGCGGCTGAGCCGTGCTTAA
- the rpsB gene encoding 30S ribosomal protein S2 produces the protein MANVSMREMLEAGVHFGHQTRYWNPKMAPYIFGERNKIHIINLEKTLPLYQDALNFMGKLVSNGGKILFVGTKRAARDAVRAEAQRCNMPFVDHRWLGGMMTNFRTVKQSIRRLKDLEQQEEDGTFQKLVKKEALELTREKDKLDRSLSGIKNMERLPDAMFVIDVGFEKIAIKEAQKLNIPVIGVVDTNNSLKGVDYVIPGNDDAIRAIQLYTRGAADAIEDAKASSVKPGASEKDDFVEVQDNSAAEGEGAATQ, from the coding sequence ATGGCCAACGTATCCATGCGCGAAATGCTGGAAGCCGGTGTCCACTTCGGACACCAGACCCGCTACTGGAACCCGAAGATGGCACCGTACATCTTCGGTGAGCGCAACAAGATTCACATCATCAACCTCGAGAAAACCCTGCCGCTGTATCAGGATGCCCTGAACTTCATGGGCAAGCTCGTCTCCAATGGCGGCAAGATCCTGTTCGTCGGCACCAAGCGGGCGGCGCGGGATGCGGTGCGCGCGGAAGCACAGCGCTGCAACATGCCGTTTGTCGATCACCGCTGGCTCGGCGGCATGATGACCAACTTCCGCACCGTCAAGCAGTCCATCCGCCGGCTGAAGGATCTGGAGCAGCAGGAAGAGGACGGCACGTTCCAGAAGCTCGTGAAGAAAGAGGCCCTGGAGCTGACCCGCGAAAAGGACAAGCTGGACCGCTCGCTGTCCGGTATCAAGAACATGGAGCGCCTGCCCGATGCCATGTTCGTGATCGATGTCGGCTTCGAGAAGATCGCCATCAAGGAAGCCCAGAAGCTCAACATTCCGGTGATCGGCGTCGTGGACACCAACAACTCGCTCAAGGGCGTGGACTACGTGATCCCGGGTAACGACGACGCGATTCGTGCCATCCAGCTGTACACCCGCGGCGCGGCCGATGCCATCGAGGACGCCAAGGCCTCGTCGGTGAAGCCGGGGGCCAGCGAGAAGGACGACTTCGTGGAAGTGCAGGACAACAGTGCCGCAGAGGGCGAGGGCGCCGCGACCCAGTAA
- the dapC gene encoding succinyldiaminopimelate transaminase, which translates to MNPNLDRLQRYPFERLNALLADVDPTPATPVNLGIGEPKHAPPAFIGETLAANLDGLGRYAGTGGTPELRSTLCGWLERRFALGAGALDPDANVLPAAGTREALFAITQAVVSGRRDALVLMPNPCYQIYEGAALLAGAEPVYLNTTVDTAYLPDLDAVPESTWRRCALIYICSPGNPSGAVLPEAWLRKLIALADAHDFVIAADECYSELYPDEERPPLGLLEVCARMGRMDFHRCVVFHSLSKRSNVPGLRSGFVAGDAGILEGFLRYRTYQGCALPLHVQQASQAAWDDEAHVRHNRTRYRAKFDTALEILRPVLDVDAPDAGFYLWPRTPVDDVMFARTLYEQENVRVLPGSYLSREANGVNPGAGHVRMALVADEAECEEAMWRIRRCVERL; encoded by the coding sequence ATGAACCCGAACCTGGACCGCCTGCAGCGCTATCCGTTCGAGCGGCTGAACGCGCTGCTGGCGGACGTGGATCCAACCCCGGCGACACCGGTGAACCTGGGCATCGGCGAGCCGAAGCACGCGCCGCCGGCCTTTATCGGCGAGACCCTGGCCGCGAACCTCGACGGCCTCGGTCGCTACGCCGGCACGGGTGGAACCCCGGAGCTGCGCAGCACCCTGTGCGGCTGGCTGGAACGCCGCTTCGCTTTGGGGGCCGGCGCCCTGGACCCGGACGCCAACGTGCTGCCCGCAGCGGGAACCCGCGAGGCGCTGTTCGCCATCACCCAGGCCGTGGTCTCCGGGCGGCGTGACGCCCTGGTGCTGATGCCCAACCCCTGCTATCAGATCTACGAGGGCGCGGCGCTGCTTGCCGGTGCGGAGCCGGTCTATCTCAACACCACCGTGGACACCGCCTACCTCCCGGACCTGGACGCCGTGCCCGAGTCAACGTGGCGGCGGTGCGCCCTGATCTACATCTGCTCGCCGGGCAACCCCAGCGGGGCCGTACTGCCGGAAGCGTGGCTGCGAAAGCTCATCGCCCTGGCCGACGCCCACGACTTCGTCATCGCCGCCGACGAGTGCTACAGCGAGCTCTACCCGGATGAGGAGCGGCCGCCCCTGGGTCTGCTGGAGGTGTGCGCACGGATGGGGCGGATGGACTTCCACCGCTGCGTGGTCTTCCACAGCCTGTCCAAGCGGTCCAACGTGCCCGGCCTGCGATCCGGTTTTGTCGCCGGGGACGCCGGCATCCTCGAGGGCTTTCTGCGTTACCGCACCTACCAGGGCTGCGCCCTGCCCCTGCACGTCCAGCAGGCCAGCCAGGCCGCCTGGGACGACGAGGCCCACGTCAGGCATAATCGCACCCGCTATCGGGCGAAGTTCGATACCGCGCTGGAGATCCTGCGCCCGGTGCTGGATGTTGACGCACCGGATGCGGGCTTTTACCTGTGGCCCCGCACGCCGGTGGACGACGTCATGTTCGCACGGACGCTCTACGAGCAGGAGAACGTGCGGGTCCTGCCCGGGAGTTATCTCTCCCGGGAGGCGAACGGCGTCAACCCGGGCGCCGGTCATGTCCGCATGGCGCTGGTCGCCGACGAGGCCGAGTGCGAAGAGGCGATGTGGCGCATCCGACGGTGCGTGGAACGACTGTAG